CCGTAGCCGAACTGGTGCTCCTTGAAGGCCTTCTGCCACAGATAGAGCACGATGGTCATCCCTTCCTGACCGGGGCCGCCGGTGGTGCCGACGTCGGTCGACTGGAAGAGCACCTGGGACTCGGTGAAGATCTGCAGGCCGTTGATGGTGGAGGTGACGGCTGCGAAGAGGACCACCGGACGCAACTGCGGCACCACGACGCGGAACAGGGTCTGCCGGCTGTTCGCGCCGTCGACGCGCGCGGCCTCGAAGTGCTCGGTGGGGATGGCCTGGATGCCCGCGAGGAAGATCAGCGCGTTGTAGCCGACCCACCGCCAGATGATCATGACGGACACGGACGACTTGATGCCCCACTCGGAGGACAGCCAGCCGATCCCGTCCAGACCGACGGCCCTGAGCAGCGCGTTGGCCAGGCCGGCCTGGGCGAAGACCGAGCCGAAGACGATGGTCATGGCGACCATCGAGGTGACGTTGGGGATGAAGTACGCCACCCGGTAGGCGCCGGCGAAGCGGACCTGGGAGTGCAGCAGGAACGCCAGCACGAGTGCCAGGAAGAGCATCGGAACGGTCGACAGGAACCAGATCTCGAAGGTGTTGAGCACCGCGTGCCAGAACACCGTGTCCTGGAGCAGCCAGCCGTACTGCTTGAGCCCGACGAACCGCATGTCCCCGATGCCGTCCCAGTCCTGGAAGGACAGGTACATGGAGAAAACCACCGGGAAGGCGCCGAACACGGCGAACAGCACGTAGAACGGGGAGATGGCGAGCAGCGGCGGGAGGAACCGCCGGCGTCCGCCGGGAGGGGCGGACTCGCTACGGCGGACAGGGCGCCGCTCGTCGGCCGCCGACGCCCCGGCCGGATCGAGAACCGTGGCCATGTCAGCTCACCCCCAGCCGGGTCAGCGCGGTCCCGGCAGTGTTCACGGCGTCCCGCCAGGCCCGCTCGGGGTTCTTGCCGAGCGTCTCCACGTTGGTCAGCTCCTGGAAGAACGGGGTGTTGGCGGTCTCCTCGTAGGGGCTGAAGTAGACGACCGGGGCCTTCCGGGCGGCCGGGCCGAAGACGTCGATGGGCTGCTGACCGCCGAAGAAGGGGTCGGGCTTGTGCATCGCCGGGTCGGCGTAGGAGGCCGGAGTGGTGGGGAACAGGGCCATCTCCTGGTAGCTCTCGAGCTGGTTCGCCGGACTGAGCAGCCACTTCAGGAAGGCGAAGGCGGCCTCCGGTTCCCGGCAGTAGCGGGTCAACGTCACATAGGAGC
This is a stretch of genomic DNA from Streptomyces hawaiiensis. It encodes these proteins:
- a CDS encoding carbohydrate ABC transporter permease; the encoded protein is MATVLDPAGASAADERRPVRRSESAPPGGRRRFLPPLLAISPFYVLFAVFGAFPVVFSMYLSFQDWDGIGDMRFVGLKQYGWLLQDTVFWHAVLNTFEIWFLSTVPMLFLALVLAFLLHSQVRFAGAYRVAYFIPNVTSMVAMTIVFGSVFAQAGLANALLRAVGLDGIGWLSSEWGIKSSVSVMIIWRWVGYNALIFLAGIQAIPTEHFEAARVDGANSRQTLFRVVVPQLRPVVLFAAVTSTINGLQIFTESQVLFQSTDVGTTGGPGQEGMTIVLYLWQKAFKEHQFGYGAAMGWLLFAIIAVFTIINWRLVSGSDRDDRRPGIAGLLRRKGARDGR